A DNA window from Bdellovibrio sp. BCCA contains the following coding sequences:
- a CDS encoding PilZ domain-containing protein, translating to MNGQEQGQLIFKKVALSEKKMLFREIASDKMQIAVKGALQEDVFHLIAVQTEKDEALLCHHTADSKGITTAQKVIVNFAFKSERYFIQTELYFEAGWAVLKIDTDLFQLQRRANARIDIPAKYDAVFILSSHGGRSYFLECRVKDVSAGGFKMELMGAQPELKIGDHVKGTLRLGVRRPMEFVVDVRFAQSKEENGVTKQIAGVQFIGIDHLMESRLLSLMMDLQRELFLKYPQKK from the coding sequence ATGAACGGCCAAGAACAAGGGCAATTGATTTTTAAAAAGGTGGCGCTTTCTGAAAAGAAAATGCTCTTTCGCGAAATCGCCAGCGATAAAATGCAAATCGCCGTAAAAGGAGCTTTGCAAGAGGACGTGTTTCACCTGATTGCTGTGCAAACTGAAAAAGACGAAGCCCTTCTTTGCCATCATACGGCGGATTCCAAAGGCATAACGACGGCACAAAAAGTGATCGTGAATTTCGCCTTTAAGTCGGAACGCTATTTCATTCAGACGGAACTTTATTTTGAAGCGGGGTGGGCGGTTTTAAAAATCGACACCGATCTTTTTCAGCTTCAACGCAGAGCCAATGCGCGCATTGATATTCCAGCAAAGTATGACGCCGTTTTTATACTAAGTTCTCATGGTGGGCGCAGTTATTTCTTAGAGTGTCGTGTGAAAGATGTCAGTGCGGGTGGATTTAAGATGGAACTTATGGGGGCCCAACCTGAGCTCAAGATAGGCGATCATGTCAAAGGCACACTGCGCTTGGGTGTAAGACGTCCCATGGAGTTTGTTGTCGACGTTCGTTTCGCGCAAAGCAAAGAAGAAAACGGAGTTACAAAACAGATTGCGGGTGTGCAATTCATCGGAATTGATCATCTTATGGAAAGCCGTTTGCTGAGTTTGATGATGGACTTACAAAGAGAGCTCTTCCTTAAGTATCCTCAAAAGAAATAG
- the glpK gene encoding glycerol kinase GlpK: MSSSFIMAIDQGTTSSRTCIINQAGGLVAEAREAFKQIFPKPGWVEHDPEDIWYSTQRSMRLAMEKAGVKGSQIRAIGITNQRETVMLWDRKSGKAIYNAIVWQCRRTQEICEKLKKNKKEKMITAKTGLVLDPYFSATKIQWILKNVPGAAQKARNEEVLAGTVDTFLLWKLTGGQSHKTDVSNASRTMLMNIHTGWWDEELLKLFNVQEGILPEICPSNADFGRTQGLGFMPDGIPITGIVGDQQAALFGQACYDVGESKCTFGTGSFLLLNTGKKAVKSKNKLLTTIAWKLKNEELTYALEGGAFVCGAAVQWLRDGLGLIQQSSEVEALAKTVESTDGVEFVPALTGLGAPHWKPDARGLICGLTRGSTKAHIARATLEAMALQNVDILVTMQKDLGKKLKGVRVDGGAAANDLLMQMQADYCGVNVIRPNNLETTALGAAFMAGLGCGFWKDLKEIKRVWTVNKEFKVKMSVKDRKERMARWQMALERV; the protein is encoded by the coding sequence ATGTCTTCTTCTTTTATCATGGCTATTGACCAAGGTACAACCAGCTCTAGGACTTGCATTATCAATCAAGCCGGAGGTCTTGTCGCCGAAGCGCGTGAGGCTTTCAAACAGATTTTTCCTAAGCCGGGGTGGGTCGAACACGATCCTGAAGATATTTGGTATTCCACACAGCGTTCAATGCGCCTGGCGATGGAAAAAGCAGGAGTAAAAGGCTCCCAAATTCGTGCCATTGGAATCACCAACCAACGAGAGACGGTGATGCTTTGGGACCGTAAATCAGGTAAAGCGATTTACAACGCGATTGTATGGCAATGCCGTCGCACGCAAGAGATCTGCGAGAAATTAAAGAAAAATAAAAAAGAGAAAATGATCACGGCAAAAACGGGACTTGTTTTGGACCCGTATTTTTCGGCGACCAAAATTCAATGGATCTTAAAAAATGTCCCCGGGGCCGCACAGAAAGCTCGCAATGAAGAGGTTCTCGCCGGAACTGTAGATACGTTCTTGCTTTGGAAATTAACTGGCGGTCAGTCTCATAAAACGGATGTCAGCAATGCTTCACGCACCATGCTGATGAATATTCACACGGGTTGGTGGGACGAAGAACTTTTAAAACTTTTCAATGTGCAAGAAGGAATTTTGCCAGAGATCTGTCCATCGAACGCCGATTTCGGTCGTACTCAAGGTTTGGGCTTTATGCCCGATGGAATTCCTATCACAGGTATTGTGGGAGATCAGCAGGCGGCATTGTTCGGTCAGGCGTGTTACGATGTCGGTGAATCAAAATGCACTTTTGGAACTGGAAGTTTTCTTTTACTCAACACGGGCAAAAAAGCTGTGAAGTCTAAAAATAAACTTCTTACGACAATCGCTTGGAAGTTAAAAAATGAAGAACTCACTTACGCTCTTGAAGGCGGGGCCTTTGTGTGTGGAGCCGCTGTTCAGTGGTTGCGCGATGGCTTGGGACTTATTCAACAATCTTCGGAAGTCGAAGCTCTTGCAAAAACGGTGGAGAGCACCGACGGAGTTGAATTTGTTCCGGCACTGACGGGGCTCGGTGCTCCTCATTGGAAACCCGACGCGCGTGGTTTGATCTGTGGCCTTACACGTGGTTCAACGAAAGCGCATATTGCAAGAGCAACCTTAGAGGCGATGGCTTTGCAGAACGTTGATATCCTCGTGACCATGCAAAAAGATTTGGGCAAAAAGTTGAAAGGCGTTCGTGTCGACGGGGGAGCTGCTGCAAATGACTTATTAATGCAAATGCAAGCTGACTATTGCGGCGTAAATGTCATTCGTCCTAACAATTTAGAAACAACAGCACTGGGGGCGGCTTTCATGGCGGGGCTTGGTTGTGGTTTTTGGAAGGACCTCAAGGAGATCAAACGTGTTTGGACAGTGAATAAAGAATTTAAAGTGAAAATGTCCGTGAAAGATCGCAAAGAGCGAATGGCTCGTTGGCAAATGGCTTTGGAGAGAGTGTAG
- a CDS encoding lysophospholipid acyltransferase family protein, translated as MKNFLTKPNEKIFGLRNLDRDTLIFRVLPRFLLEILRKYFRMEIEGVENIPRRGAVIIAPNHSGYSGFDAFLLGHIVQQEAKRVPRVLTHHFWFLTETTAIPAQKMGFTEATYENGLNALKKGNAIVLFPEGEQGNFKPTSERYQLQEFKRGFVRMALETQSPIVPVVILGAEETHINLKKLKFTKFLKGSVIPLPLNVIPLPAKWRIRFLEPIHLPYKASAIDDAELVHEIAQDIQERMQAAVKEELHKRGNPFL; from the coding sequence ATGAAGAATTTCCTGACGAAACCCAACGAAAAAATTTTCGGTCTTCGGAACCTTGACCGAGACACTCTGATTTTTCGTGTTCTGCCCCGCTTTTTACTTGAAATTCTGCGCAAATATTTCCGCATGGAGATCGAAGGCGTTGAGAACATTCCGCGTCGCGGAGCTGTTATCATTGCTCCGAACCATTCTGGGTATTCGGGCTTTGACGCTTTTTTGTTGGGACATATTGTTCAACAAGAAGCCAAACGCGTCCCCCGAGTTTTGACTCACCACTTTTGGTTTTTGACGGAAACCACGGCGATCCCCGCGCAAAAAATGGGATTCACCGAGGCGACTTATGAAAACGGTCTGAACGCTCTTAAAAAAGGAAATGCGATTGTGCTTTTCCCTGAAGGCGAGCAAGGAAATTTCAAACCGACGTCGGAACGTTATCAATTGCAGGAGTTTAAACGCGGCTTTGTGCGCATGGCTCTCGAAACGCAATCACCGATTGTCCCTGTTGTGATCCTGGGTGCGGAAGAAACTCATATCAACTTAAAGAAACTGAAGTTCACAAAGTTTTTAAAAGGCTCGGTGATCCCGCTTCCTTTGAATGTTATTCCTTTGCCCGCGAAATGGCGCATTCGTTTTTTGGAACCCATCCATCTTCCCTACAAAGCCTCTGCGATTGATGATGCCGAATTGGTTCATGAAATCGCGCAAGACATTCAAGAAAGAATGCAGGCCGCAGTCAAAGAAGAGCTGCACAAACGCGGAAATCCTTTTTTATAA
- the hutI gene encoding imidazolonepropionase translates to MERICLNKAMGILLKNISTLLTLQGAAQKQGRRVREEDLGILKQASILFEKDRIVWVGTDKKLPKEFAKKKHQEFNMKGKTILPGFVECHTHLIFAGDRAAEFEMRNQGVSYQEIAARGGGILSTMKKTRGASLAELAKGGQKRADHFISQGVTTLEIKSGYALNLKDELKMLQAAQKVQGLRTVSTFLGAHALPPEFKSYEDYLVFLGQEILPVVKKKKLARRVDVFIEKGFFPPEASEKYLRRAQELGFEVLVHADQLSLSGGSDVAVRIGALSGDHLLQVTDKEIQNLAKSETTCVLLPAADLYMKTKYPPAREMIDAGARVALATDFNPGSSPTQDLNLVGLLARLEMKMSLPEVIGAYTVGAAHALNLQQEVGSLEVGKSADILCMEKDWQTLFYSVGESVDKVVFSRGKKIFGSLK, encoded by the coding sequence ATGGAACGTATATGTTTGAATAAAGCCATGGGTATTCTCTTAAAAAATATTTCGACTCTTTTGACTCTTCAAGGTGCGGCACAAAAACAAGGCCGTCGCGTTCGTGAAGAAGATCTCGGTATCTTAAAGCAAGCTTCGATTCTCTTTGAAAAAGATCGTATTGTTTGGGTGGGAACCGATAAAAAACTTCCTAAAGAATTTGCTAAAAAGAAACATCAAGAGTTCAACATGAAAGGGAAGACGATTCTTCCTGGTTTTGTTGAATGTCACACGCATTTGATTTTTGCAGGCGACAGAGCGGCAGAATTTGAAATGCGCAATCAAGGTGTCAGTTACCAGGAAATCGCAGCTCGCGGCGGTGGTATTCTTTCGACAATGAAAAAAACTCGCGGAGCTTCTTTGGCGGAACTTGCAAAGGGCGGGCAGAAGCGCGCCGATCATTTTATTTCTCAAGGTGTGACGACTTTAGAAATAAAATCGGGTTATGCCCTGAACCTTAAAGATGAACTTAAGATGTTGCAGGCCGCGCAGAAAGTGCAGGGCCTCAGAACCGTGAGCACCTTTTTGGGAGCGCATGCCTTACCTCCCGAGTTTAAATCCTACGAAGACTACTTGGTATTTTTAGGACAAGAAATTCTTCCGGTTGTGAAAAAGAAAAAACTCGCGCGTCGTGTGGATGTTTTTATTGAAAAAGGATTTTTCCCTCCGGAAGCTTCCGAAAAATATTTACGTCGGGCTCAAGAACTTGGATTTGAAGTTTTAGTTCATGCCGATCAATTGTCACTCAGTGGTGGCAGTGATGTGGCTGTCAGAATTGGGGCTTTGTCAGGTGATCACTTGTTGCAAGTGACAGATAAAGAAATTCAGAATCTCGCAAAATCGGAAACCACCTGCGTACTTTTACCGGCTGCCGATCTTTACATGAAAACAAAATATCCACCGGCGAGAGAGATGATTGATGCCGGAGCTCGGGTAGCTCTCGCAACTGACTTCAATCCGGGCAGTTCTCCAACACAAGATCTGAACTTGGTGGGCTTGCTCGCACGTTTAGAAATGAAAATGAGTTTGCCTGAAGTGATTGGTGCATACACGGTGGGAGCCGCGCACGCATTGAATTTGCAGCAAGAAGTAGGATCTTTGGAGGTCGGAAAGTCTGCTGATATTTTATGCATGGAGAAAGACTGGCAGACCTTGTTCTACAGTGTTGGGGAGAGCGTAGATAAGGTTGTTTTTTCGAGAGGAAAGAAGATTTTCGGCAGCTTAAAATAA
- a CDS encoding Hsp20/alpha crystallin family protein, with the protein MPMRFLAPWSGERFFSRNFATQFEEFINEFDRQLSPGALTESETDFTPSIDFEELEKSFLVTVDLPGMKKQDINVELHGDMVTISGERLREAKGESKYSERYYGKFSRSFALPSQVVADKIHAHFEDGVLQITIPKAEETASHSIKIS; encoded by the coding sequence ATGCCGATGCGTTTTCTTGCGCCGTGGAGTGGCGAGCGTTTCTTCAGCAGAAATTTTGCCACTCAATTCGAAGAGTTTATCAACGAGTTTGATCGGCAGCTTTCACCGGGAGCTTTGACGGAATCTGAAACAGACTTTACACCATCCATTGATTTCGAAGAATTGGAAAAGTCCTTTTTAGTAACGGTGGATCTTCCTGGTATGAAAAAACAAGACATCAATGTAGAGCTTCATGGCGATATGGTGACGATCTCTGGGGAGCGTCTTCGCGAAGCCAAAGGTGAAAGCAAATACAGCGAAAGATATTATGGAAAATTCTCAAGAAGTTTTGCCCTGCCTTCGCAAGTGGTTGCAGATAAGATTCACGCTCATTTTGAGGATGGCGTCTTGCAAATCACGATTCCCAAAGCCGAAGAAACAGCCAGTCATAGTATCAAGATTTCGTAG
- a CDS encoding NAD(P)-dependent alcohol dehydrogenase, with protein MKAVRFVGVGKPAEVVDIPKPEPKAGEVLVKIGGAGVCHSDLHVLQRGIGIDRPFTLGHENAGWVAALGSGVKNWKEGDAVAVYGPWGCGYCHACTQSFENYCENWKPGKAYGGGLGTDGGMAEYMIVPSERLLVSLGKLNPKDAAPLSDAALTPYHAIKRALPLLTPETTVVVLGVGGLGHMAVQLLKCLSSARLVAGDVDEAKLAMAKKLGADLTVNTKNPDAAEKINQFTGPRKATFVLDCVGVQPTVTLATQIVGMNSQLTVAGLGGGKIIMDGSEVPFGCMVSTPYWGSRAELIEVLALAESGKIHAEVTHYKLEDTPSVYHKLDEGMIRGRAVIVP; from the coding sequence ATGAAAGCCGTCCGCTTTGTCGGCGTGGGGAAACCCGCCGAAGTCGTCGATATTCCAAAACCAGAACCAAAAGCCGGAGAAGTTCTTGTCAAAATCGGAGGCGCTGGAGTTTGCCACTCTGATCTTCATGTTCTTCAGCGCGGTATCGGCATTGATCGACCGTTCACATTAGGTCATGAAAATGCAGGATGGGTTGCGGCTCTTGGAAGTGGCGTTAAAAACTGGAAGGAGGGAGACGCCGTCGCTGTGTATGGCCCTTGGGGTTGCGGATACTGTCACGCCTGCACACAGTCTTTTGAAAATTACTGTGAAAACTGGAAACCGGGAAAAGCTTACGGTGGCGGCCTTGGAACTGACGGAGGAATGGCGGAGTACATGATTGTTCCCTCCGAAAGACTTTTGGTTTCTCTTGGGAAATTAAATCCAAAAGATGCGGCTCCTTTGAGCGATGCGGCTTTAACTCCTTATCATGCCATTAAAAGAGCGTTGCCTCTTTTAACTCCGGAAACAACCGTTGTTGTTTTGGGGGTTGGAGGCTTGGGTCATATGGCTGTGCAACTTTTAAAATGTCTTTCGAGTGCCCGTCTTGTTGCCGGTGATGTCGACGAAGCCAAATTAGCAATGGCTAAAAAATTAGGTGCGGATCTTACGGTGAATACAAAAAATCCCGACGCTGCAGAAAAGATCAATCAATTCACCGGTCCCCGCAAAGCCACTTTCGTCCTTGATTGTGTCGGCGTTCAGCCTACAGTGACCTTAGCCACACAAATTGTGGGTATGAACAGTCAACTTACTGTCGCAGGTCTTGGCGGCGGTAAGATCATCATGGATGGCAGCGAAGTGCCGTTTGGCTGCATGGTGAGCACGCCTTATTGGGGCTCGCGCGCAGAACTGATTGAAGTTTTGGCGTTAGCGGAGTCTGGAAAAATTCATGCAGAGGTGACTCATTACAAACTTGAAGATACACCTTCTGTTTATCACAAACTTGATGAAGGTATGATTCGCGGACGTGCGGTGATTGTGCCGTAA
- a CDS encoding EF-hand domain-containing protein, with protein MFSMKWLSAPLLCGVALHAFAADQQPAAVNSGAGGTAGFQGVVLSGQASRASQEGITINVSNTCFGTNLRSVSNPISPKSTVQLFLTINDKGALKQYQINYPAKVVSMAGSDQVVQISGPDVTGGAIASYAGNSVRITIPINFTTKVDEEGNISSDFDVKLHDVRFKQYFAPGTESGQQFMGYTGDLSSNVYTSNSSDGKQYSISAFFPGENGFCGGYFSPLMVFFDDKRPQFTSEVDFPLNPSGKTMWPEKGAPGAFIAVDRNGDKKITTADELFGNQGDKFKNGFEALREFDSNKDDVIDSKDKDFAKLLLWYDKNGDGIVQDGELVPLKSKIKSVSLKYDASSTTPIGDRAEVRERSTFTFVQKGKEKKGSVIDMWFAPRVK; from the coding sequence ATGTTTTCTATGAAATGGCTGAGCGCTCCACTTTTGTGTGGCGTGGCTCTTCACGCTTTTGCAGCGGACCAACAACCCGCAGCAGTGAACTCAGGGGCAGGGGGTACTGCAGGATTTCAAGGGGTTGTTCTATCTGGACAGGCCTCGCGCGCATCCCAAGAGGGAATCACCATCAATGTTTCAAATACGTGCTTTGGTACGAACTTAAGAAGCGTATCAAATCCAATTTCTCCGAAGTCGACGGTTCAACTTTTTCTGACCATCAACGACAAGGGAGCCTTAAAGCAGTATCAGATCAACTATCCTGCTAAAGTGGTTTCAATGGCCGGAAGTGATCAGGTTGTACAAATTTCTGGACCTGACGTGACTGGTGGAGCGATTGCGTCCTATGCCGGAAACAGCGTGCGAATCACGATTCCCATCAACTTCACTACAAAAGTAGATGAGGAAGGAAATATCAGCAGTGATTTTGACGTAAAACTTCATGACGTTCGCTTCAAACAATATTTTGCGCCGGGCACCGAGAGTGGCCAGCAATTTATGGGTTACACAGGGGACCTTTCAAGCAACGTTTACACAAGCAATTCGAGTGACGGAAAACAATATAGCATTTCCGCATTCTTCCCTGGTGAAAATGGTTTCTGCGGCGGTTACTTCTCGCCACTGATGGTGTTCTTCGACGACAAACGTCCACAGTTCACTTCTGAAGTCGATTTCCCGTTGAATCCTTCCGGAAAAACAATGTGGCCGGAAAAAGGGGCGCCAGGAGCTTTCATCGCGGTTGATCGTAATGGCGATAAAAAAATCACGACAGCCGACGAGTTGTTCGGAAATCAAGGCGATAAATTCAAAAACGGATTTGAAGCTTTACGCGAGTTTGATTCAAACAAAGACGACGTGATCGATTCGAAAGACAAAGACTTTGCAAAACTTCTGCTTTGGTATGATAAAAACGGCGATGGTATTGTGCAAGACGGTGAGTTGGTTCCATTGAAATCGAAAATTAAATCGGTTTCTTTGAAATATGATGCTTCTTCAACGACACCGATCGGCGACAGAGCTGAAGTTCGTGAGCGCAGCACATTTACCTTTGTGCAAAAAGGCAAAGAGAAAAAAGGTTCTGTGATCGACATGTGGTTTGCGCCACGAGTGAAATAA
- a CDS encoding prepilin-type N-terminal cleavage/methylation domain-containing protein yields MRNQKGFTLAEMVVGIALMGILGMVAASFFVFTAKTKNEITNEIEEKVDNIIAERMLLKDLKLSEPSFNNLVVVDDRGHRFFDFITDMTESGLDTGERILTLEYGRRNEFTFLITRERVSESMMYAPAAAYDIGAPSGNPNVASDISFRSLNKNKAVELSKAAFWQIGSILMLDSPAAVRAMTATGPDYSRPARSPIFLGVVTTLGESRLTPLAFSIPNFLDTTHPMYPSETVNSEDAFFRDIPPMGGAAPLVRLKSVSVVKYYLEKDKEGKVNLLRSVYSGATFPKGQLFAADISRVQFKRNDAHAALIYYMIERPDKKGN; encoded by the coding sequence ATGAGGAATCAAAAAGGTTTTACTTTAGCAGAAATGGTCGTCGGTATCGCCTTGATGGGAATCTTAGGCATGGTCGCGGCGTCCTTTTTCGTTTTCACGGCAAAAACGAAAAATGAAATTACCAACGAGATCGAAGAAAAGGTCGATAATATTATTGCTGAGCGTATGCTTCTTAAGGACCTTAAGCTGTCAGAGCCTTCGTTTAACAATCTCGTGGTCGTAGATGATCGTGGTCATCGTTTCTTTGATTTCATTACTGATATGACGGAATCAGGCCTTGATACAGGTGAGCGTATTCTTACGCTGGAGTATGGTCGTCGCAACGAATTTACTTTTCTTATCACGCGAGAGCGTGTTTCTGAAAGTATGATGTATGCTCCGGCTGCCGCTTACGATATTGGAGCCCCGTCAGGAAATCCAAATGTGGCATCAGATATCAGTTTCCGTTCTCTGAACAAAAACAAAGCAGTTGAGCTTTCTAAGGCGGCATTCTGGCAGATCGGATCTATCTTGATGTTGGATTCTCCGGCAGCGGTGCGAGCTATGACGGCCACGGGACCTGATTACTCTAGACCGGCACGATCGCCAATCTTTCTAGGAGTCGTGACAACTCTAGGGGAGTCGCGACTGACACCGTTGGCATTTAGTATTCCCAACTTTTTAGACACGACTCATCCGATGTATCCAAGTGAGACAGTAAACAGTGAAGATGCTTTCTTTAGGGATATACCGCCAATGGGGGGAGCAGCCCCACTTGTTCGCTTGAAATCAGTTTCTGTCGTAAAGTATTATTTAGAGAAGGATAAAGAGGGGAAAGTAAACCTTTTGCGATCAGTGTACTCGGGAGCCACGTTTCCGAAAGGACAATTGTTCGCAGCCGATATTTCGAGAGTGCAGTTTAAGCGGAATGATGCACATGCCGCTTTGATTTACTACATGATCGAGAGACCGGATAAAAAGGGGAACTAA
- the gpmA gene encoding 2,3-diphosphoglycerate-dependent phosphoglycerate mutase has protein sequence MYKLVLVRHGESVWNQENRFTGWQDVDLSEKGRAEALKGGKALKDKGFSFDVAYTSVLKRAIKTLNFVLDELDQVWLPVHKEWRLNERHYGSLQGLNKAETAARHGEDQVKIWRRSYDVPPPPMDVNDPRHPTHDPRYAGVDPKLLPSQESLKDTVARFLPLWNGTIAPTIKSGKKVLIVAHGNSLRALIQHLEDMTPDEIMAVNMPTGIPLMYELDANFKVIKKEFIGDPEEVKAAIDAVANQGKAK, from the coding sequence GTGTATAAGTTGGTGCTCGTAAGACACGGTGAGAGTGTTTGGAATCAGGAAAATCGTTTTACAGGTTGGCAGGACGTAGATCTTTCTGAAAAAGGTCGAGCGGAAGCTCTAAAAGGGGGGAAAGCCCTCAAAGATAAGGGCTTTAGCTTTGACGTCGCTTATACAAGCGTCCTCAAAAGAGCGATTAAAACTCTGAACTTCGTTTTGGATGAATTGGATCAAGTGTGGCTTCCTGTCCACAAAGAGTGGCGCCTGAATGAGCGCCACTACGGTTCGCTGCAAGGCCTCAACAAGGCTGAGACTGCGGCTCGTCATGGCGAAGACCAAGTGAAAATCTGGCGTCGCAGTTATGATGTTCCGCCACCGCCAATGGATGTGAACGATCCTCGCCATCCCACGCACGATCCGCGCTATGCGGGTGTTGACCCCAAACTTTTGCCTAGCCAAGAGTCATTGAAAGACACCGTCGCGCGCTTCCTTCCATTGTGGAACGGCACGATTGCTCCGACGATCAAATCTGGAAAAAAAGTGTTAATCGTAGCGCACGGGAACAGTTTGCGTGCGTTGATTCAGCATCTTGAAGACATGACTCCTGATGAGATCATGGCTGTGAATATGCCAACGGGAATTCCGCTCATGTATGAATTGGACGCGAATTTCAAAGTCATCAAGAAGGAATTTATTGGTGATCCTGAGGAAGTGAAGGCGGCAATCGACGCTGTTGCGAACCAAGGAAAGGCCAAATAG